One region of Populus trichocarpa isolate Nisqually-1 chromosome 4, P.trichocarpa_v4.1, whole genome shotgun sequence genomic DNA includes:
- the LOC18097825 gene encoding peroxidase 10, whose translation MLMAITRFSYSTILALLYLSLLHLVTSFPSSNGQIDYNYNYNYYDSSCPRLGMIVKYGVWAAFKNDTRIAASLLRLHFHDCFVNGCDASVLLDDTINFRGEKNALPNRNSARGYEVIESIKADVEKACPSTVSCVDILALAARESVLLSGGPYYPLSLGGLDGLTASEKAANEQLPSPFEPLENITAKFASKGLDIKDVVVLSGAHTIGFAQCFSFKRRLFDFKGTGKPDPTLDSSAVANLQGTCPNKDASNSKLAPLDSASTYRFDNAYYVNLVNRTGLLESDQALMGDSKTAAMVTAYSSNSYLFSADFASSMVKMSNLGILTGSNGQIRKKCGSVN comes from the exons ATGCTAATGGCTATCACACGCTTCTCATACTCCACCATTCTTGCTCTTCTTTACCTGTCTTTGCTTCACCTAGTCACTTCTTTCCCTTCTTCTAATGGTCAGATTGATTACAATTACAACTATAATTACTATGATAGCTCATGCCCTCGTTTGGGAATGATTGTCAAGTATGGTGTCTGGGCTGCTTTCAAGAATGACACCAGAATAGCCGCATCCCTCCTTCGATTGCATTTCCACGACTGCTTTGTAAAT GGCTGCGATGCTTCCGTACTTCTGGACGACACAATTAATTTCAGGGGAGAGAAGAATGCTCTTCCCAACCGCAATTCAGCTAGAGGATATGAAGTCATTGAAAGCATCAAAGCAGATGTTGAAAAGGCTTGCCCATCAACTGTTtcatgtgttgatatattgGCTCTTGCAGCAAGAGAATCTGTCCTTCTG TCAGGAGGGCCTTATTATCCTCTTTCATTGGGCGGGCTAGATGGATTGACTGCAAGTGAGAAGGCAGCTAATGAACAATTGCCATCACCATTTGAACCACTAGAAAACATCACTGCTAAGTTCGCATCAAAGGGTCTTGACATTAAGGATGTTGTAGTCCTCTCAG GGGCACACACCATAGGTTTTGCTCAGTGCTTCTCCTTCAAGAGGAGGCTCTTCGACTTCAAAGGCACCGGCAAGCCTGACCCCACACTTGATTCTTCGGCCGTGGCAAACTTACAGGGCACGTGTCCAAATAAGGATGCATCAAACAGCAAACTTGCTCCTCTTGACTCTGCAAGCACATACCGATTTGACAATGCTTATTATGTGAACCTCGTGAACAGAACTGGCCTTCTTGAATCTGATCAAGCTCTCATGGGGGATTCCAAGACTGCTGCAATGGTTACTGCCTACAGCTCAAATTCATATCTTTTCTCAGCTGATTTCGCATCATCAATGGTAAAGATGAGCAACCTTGGGATACTTACAGGCAGCAATGGACAAATTAGAAAGAAATGTGGGTCtgtcaattaa